In one Desulfoferula mesophila genomic region, the following are encoded:
- a CDS encoding C-GCAxxG-C-C family protein yields the protein MGAKAQELFSRGHMLCAPAVLTALNLGLGGGLDQPLVNNLTAGLGEGLGGAGCLCGAVSGACVGLGLFIGAGKDGGRASRRVAEASHQLHDSFKAERGSTCCRVLSKKVKDDKKAHMAQCAELSGLAAELACRAILLQRPELAQTADLDYLSQKVAKKSGLARLATAVSS from the coding sequence GTGGGGGCCAAGGCCCAGGAGCTTTTTTCGCGCGGCCACATGCTTTGCGCCCCGGCGGTGCTCACCGCCCTGAACCTGGGGCTGGGCGGCGGCCTGGATCAGCCCCTGGTCAACAACCTCACCGCCGGTCTGGGCGAGGGCCTGGGCGGGGCGGGTTGCCTGTGCGGGGCGGTGTCCGGGGCCTGCGTGGGCCTGGGCCTGTTCATCGGCGCGGGCAAGGACGGCGGCCGCGCCAGCCGCCGGGTGGCCGAGGCCAGCCACCAGTTGCACGACTCCTTCAAGGCCGAGCGGGGCTCCACCTGCTGCCGGGTGCTCTCCAAAAAAGTCAAGGACGACAAGAAGGCCCATATGGCCCAATGCGCCGAGCTCAGCGGCCTGGCCGCCGAGCTGGCCTGCCGCGCCATCCTGCTTCAGCGCCCCGAGCTGGCCCAGACGGCGGACCTGGATTACCTGAGCCAAAAGGTGGCCAAGAAGTCCGGCCTGGCCCGTCTGGCCACCGCTGTTTCGTCCTAA